The Aestuariibaculum lutulentum genome segment CGTTAAGCTTGGTCGTCCTAAAATGTTTTTTGGGGTTACCGGTGGTTGTATGGACCCGATGATTAGTAATTATAACGCTAATAAAAAACGTCGAGATAAAGATGCCTATACGCCAAATGGTGAAATAGGATTTCGTCCGGATTATGCCACGACGGTTTACTCTAATATATTAAAGGAGAAATGGCCTGATGTTCCCGTATTAATTGGTGGAATTGAAGCCTCTCTTCGTCGTGTGACACATTACGATTACTGGAGTGATAAATTGATGCCGACTATTTTAGAATCATCTAAGGCTGATATGCTGGTATATGGAATGGGAGAGCAACCACTGCGTGAAATCGTGCGTTTGCTTCAGAAAGGTGTACCTTTTAAAAGTTTAAATACTATTAGTCAGACTGCGGTAATGGTGAGTGCAGATGAAAGCATACCAAAAAACAGTAATTGGGAAGATGTTGAAATCGCATCGCATGAAACCTGTTTAAAGGATAAGAAGGCCTATGCTTCTAACTTTAAGGTTATAGAGCAGGAGTCTAATAAACTGGCTGCACGCCGAATTTTTCAAAAGGTTGGTGATAAAACCTTAATGATTAATCCGCCGTATCCAACCATGACGGAAGAGGAAATTGATGCCTCTTTCGATTTACCCTATACACGATTACCACACCCAAAATATAACAAGCGCGGACCAATTCCAGCGTTTGAAATGATTAAGTTCTCTATAAATATCCACCGTGGGTGTTTTGGGGGTTGTAGTTTCTGTACCATTTCGGCACACCAAGGTAAATTTATTGCTTCTCGTAGTCAGGAGTCTATTTTAAAGGAAGTTGATAAGGTGGCTAATATGCCGGACTTTAAAGGTTATTTGTCTGATATTGGAGGGCCAAGTGCAAACATGTATAAAATGAAGGGTAAAATTCAGTCTATATGCGATAAGTGTGTAGCGCCTTCATGTATTTCGCCGGTTATTTGTAGTAATCTGGATACTTCACACAAGCCGTTAACGGAATTGTATAAGGCAGTAGATAGTCATCCGAAGGTGAAAAAATCATTTATTGGTAGTGGTATTCGCCATGATATGCTGGTTCCGGAATTTAATAAAAATGCAGATCCTAAGGAACTTGACGATTATACCGAAGAGGTTATGACGAAGCATGTTTCAGGTAGACTTAAGGTAGCTCCAGAACATACCAGTGATCCTGTTTTAAAATTGATGCGTAAACCATCGTTTACCTATTTCCATAAATTTAAGGAGCGCTTCGATAAGATTAATGTTAAGCACAAACTGAAGCTTCAGTTAATTCCTTATTTTATATCTAATCATCCGGCATGTGAAGCTGAAGATATGGCTAATCTGGCTGCTGAAACCAAAGATATGGGCTTTCAGCTGGAGCAGGTACAAGGGTTCACACCAACGCCTATGACGGTAGCAACGGTAATTTATTACAGTGGCTATCATCCGTATACTTTAAAGAAGGTAAAAACCCCAAAGACAAGAAAAGAGAAGGATGAGCAACATCGTTTCTTCTTTTGGTATAAAGATGAAAATAAAGCCTGGATTAGAAATACCTTAAGTAAGTTAGGACGTCAGGATTTGTTAAAAGTTCTATTGCCTGAAAATGATTCATGGCGAAAAAATAAACCAGGTAAACCTAAGCATACGTTTAATGATGCTGTGCCTTTTAATCAACGTAAGGATAAAGCTAAGTTTAGATCTAAAAATAAGAAGCGATAATTCGTGAGAATAAAAAAAGCCTTGTATCGAGATACAAGGCTTTTTTTGTTTTATAAAAATTAGGGTTATTCTTCTATAAGTTCATAGCCTTGATTAATGCCTTTTTCAGTAGCGGGCACACCGCGCTCCATCCAAAGTGGTTTTGCAGCTCCTTTTAAATAGTAATCGAAAAACTGAGACATTCTTAAAGTGAAGTCTTTTCTGTTCTGGTATTTTAGCGGCCAATGTGGTTCGTCGTTATAATTTAAGAACCAGGCAGGTTTCCCCAAACGGCGTAAGCTTACAAAAAATTCAATGCCTTGATACCATGGCACGTGTCCGTCGGCATCGTTATGTAAAATTAATAAAGGGGTATTGATTTTATCAAGGTTGAAAATTGGTGAATTTTCAATGTAACGCATTGGATATTCCCATGGTGTTCCTCCAATACGGCTTTGGGTATGCTCATATTGAAACTGACGGCTTAAACCGGTCCACCATCTAATTCCACCGTAAGCACTAATCATATTTACTACGGGCGCACCAGATTCGGCTGCTTTAAATATATTGGTTTTTGTTACCAGTTGCGCTATTTGATAACCTCCCCAACTGTGACCTTGTAAACCGATGTTGTCTTTGTCTATAAAACCTTTTTTAATGATATCGTTAGTTCCCGATACCACACAGCTTAAAGCACTTTCACCAGGGTAGCCTTCCCGGTATTTTACATCCGGATTGAAAATAACATAACCACGGCTGGTATAATAGCTGTAACTAATGGTTGAACGACCAAATGATGGAGACCTGTGTTTGTGGATATCATCAGAACTGCGTTCGTAGAAATTCACAATCATCGGGTATTTTTTATTCGGGTCGAAGTTTTCGGGTTTAGCCAATAAACCTTCTAATTCTTCTCCGTCAAGAGACGTCCATTTTACCAATTCTATGGTTCCCCAGTTGTAATCTTTTTGTTGCGGATTGGCATCACTTAAAACATTTTGGGTTTTAAAGTTTAAATCGGTTAATCTTAAATCTGGGAATTCTTTAAACGATTCGCGAGTAAATAATAAGGCATCGCTTAGTTCTGCTTTTACAGGTTTGCTATAGCTGAAATTACCTGTTTCAAGTTCTTTTAATGCACTGTTTTTTGGGTTGAATTCGGCGAAACCTCCGGCTTTTGTTGTTTCATTAAATGTTGATAATAACCATTTGTTTTTCGAACTAACAGATTCTTCTTCTTTATCTAATTTGATGTAACGATATACTATTTTGTTAGCGCGGCCATTGGTTAGGTTAGTTGCTTCTCCTGAATTTGGGTTGTATTTCCAGATGTCGTACCGGTCGTAAAGTAAAATGTATTTATCGTTTTCCATCCATCCTGCTGTTCCATAGGCATGTGGAAAATCTGGCGAATCATTTAATTCGTCGTAAAAGACTTTTCCTTTAGTCAGTTCTACATATTTGTTCGTCTTAACGTTATAGGTAAACCAGGTGCTATCGATAGAATGATAACCAAAAACAAATGCGCCTTTTGGACTTAATGAGGCACTAGGCGTCTTTTTTAAAATGATGGTTTGCGTTCCTGTTTTAGTATCTACAATGGCATAATTTTTAAGGCTTCTTCCTGTCCACTGGCTTTCTAAAGCGTAAGGTGTTGGAGTGTTTGCTAATGTAATATTGGAGTTGCCTTTATCTGTAGTAGATGAGTAAGGAAAAGCTTCCGTTTCAATTTGAACTGTTTTTTTCGTATTGAAGTTATAAACAGTTTCGTAAGCTTTAATCGTATCGTTTTTTACCTGTAATTCCTGAACCGTATATAGTCTTGGCTCGTTGTACGTCCAGACCTCTACATTTACAATTTCGTCTTTTAATAAAGTCGTGTCTTTAATAACAGGCGGTTTTCTTAGTCCGAAATATAACTTCGATTCATCTTTCGAGAATTGAACGGTGCCATCTTTGGAAACCAAATAGCCTTTCGGGGTTGTGGTATTATCGTAAAGTTTACTGGCTGTTTCTTGTCCGGTTTCCCAAACGTATAATTCGTTAGGGCGAATTTGAACTTTCGTAGTATCTGTATCTACCACAAAAGCAAAACGTTTTCCTGTTTCGCTAAAACTTAATTTATTGTATTTAGCTTTTTTAGCTGAATAAATTTTGGTTAATTTCGAGGTGTTAAAATCGTAAATATATACGCCTTCGCCTTCGTTATCTTTTTCGCCAGTGGTTGAAAATGCTAAGGTTTTGCCTGTTTTGGCAAATGTATAGTTGGTTACGAATTTAAACGTGTCTTGTACTTTAGTGTTCAGATTTCTTATCACCAAATGAAACCCATTGCTTTTGCTCACCTTTTTAGGTTTCGCTTCTTTTTTATTTTCTTTCGTATCGGTGCTATCTGTTTTTGCTTCTTTTTTAGGAGCTTTTATCTCTTCTAAAAGATAAGCCACATAACCTGACCATTTTTCGGGCAACAGGTATGATTTTACATTTCCTATTTTATCCAGTTCCTTGGTGTCAAGGTTGTAAATAGCCAATGAGTCTTTAGGAAGTTTGTCTTTTTTTACCTTATGACGAAGCATATCGTCTACGCTATCTTTTAAAGGTTTAATCGTAAACGCTAAAAATTTAGAATCATAAGTAAATTGCCCTTTTGTGGCTCTGAAGTATTCTAAAAGGGTTTTCTCTTTATTAGATGTTAAATGAAGATGGCTATCGGAGTTGTCTTGTTCTAAATCGTAAACTACAAAATGTCCATTAGGGGCAATGGCTTCGTTTTTTATGCTGTTCCATTGCTGGATATCCGAAAATTCAAGTGTCTTTTTTTGGGCAATGGAAACAAAGGACACTAAAAAGAAAAGGTAAGTAAAGCTTAATTTCATAGGTTGCATTTAATAATTTGGTTAAAAATAATTAAACCCATGAAGTTGAGCGAGCTATTACCTTAAGTTTAACAAAATGTAACAGTAAAGTTCTAAAACAATAATGCCTGATGTTTTAGCATCAGGCATTATATATGGTTTTTTTAGTTGAAGTTATTCAGCTGGACAATCAAATTTAATGTTTTCGGCATCACCTTTTTTAGAAATCTCATTCACTTTAAAGTCAGTAAATAAGTTTGCAAAATTAGCTTGGTTTTGATTGCAGTCTGCTTCAAAAAGAAGAGTAAAGGTTATTGGTGTACATGCTTCAAGGTTTCCTGTCCATGTTAATACGGTGTTTTTTCCTTGAGATTGGCCTGGATTAACGTCGTATACTTTTCCGTCTAAAGCTTTGAAATCAGTAATATGAGGACAAGTAAATATAACTTCCGCATTGGTTAAATCCTCAGAACTACTGTATGTAAATGTATAACTGCCATCGTCATTTGCTTCGTAACTAAAACTTTCTTCGCAGGTATCTTGGCAAATACCAACTAAGGCATAAGAATCATCAATATCTAAATCATCTCCATTCCCACCAATCGAGAATGGAATTTCATCGCAAGCTTGCCAGTTTTCAGGTAAAGTAATTTTATGAAATTTTGTTACTCCAGTTTCGATATTTTTAAATTCAACTTCATTACCATTGATGTCAATGGTGAATTTTATTTTAGAGCTACTTTTCCCAGTCGCTGTATAAGTTACATATACGTAAAGTTCTGTTTCGGTGTTGTAAACGTCGTAGCTTAGATTTTTAGAATTATCACTTTCTCCTGCTCCGTCAGATTTTAGTCCAGATTTTTTATAGAATGTATTTGAACCTTCTTCAATACACATGGCAGAGCAATCATCCGAATATTCTTTAAGCGTTGCCGTAGATGTTTCAGATACTAGGGAGGTACTTGCTTTAGCATTAGCTGTTAATAATTCTTCAGAAGATAAGTCTTCTTGTTGACAAACAAAAAATGTTGCTGATGAGATAATAGCACAGGCTATTAAATGAAAGATTGGTGTAGTTTTTTTCATTTTAAGTATGGTTAAGCTGCTAATAAACACTATTGTTTAGTAGATTGAGGGAGCAGCAAATGAAGGAAGAAATACATTTTGTTCGAAAATTATTTGATGAAAATCATTGAATTTCAGACCATCGGAAAGAATGTGTAAAAAATACCGATGAATAGCATAGTTTAAGGTGATTGATGCTATTCATCGGGTGTAAGAAGTGTTTTAATGCGCCTCTAACCAGTTATTGCCTGTGCCTAAATCGACATCTAACGGAACGGCTAATTGGTAAGCGTTTTCCATTTCGGTTTTTACTAAGGTTTTAATGGTGTCTAGTTCTGGTTTGTATACATCGAACACCAATTCGTCATGAACCTGAAGTAGCATTTTGGTTTTAAAATTGCCCGTTTCTAATTTCTTATGAATATTAATCATGGCAATTTTAATAATATCGGCAGCACTACCTTGTATGGGTGCATTTACGGCATTACGTTCGGCAGCACCACGAACTACGGCGTTACGAGAGTTGATGTCTTTTAAGTAACGGCGGCGTCCTAAAACGGTTTGGACATAACCATGGTCGCGAGCAAAATCGACTTGCTGGCTGATATAGTTTTTTAGCTTCGGATAGGTTTCGTAATACGTATCAATTAACTCTTTTGCTTCGCTTCGAGATAAATTGGTTTGGTTGCTTAATCCGAAAGCAGAAACGCCGTAAATAATTCCGAAGTTTACTGTTTTAGCATTACTACGTTGTTCACGAGTCACTTCTTCAATAGGTACATTAAATACTTTTGAAGCTGTCGATGCGTGAATATCTTCACCATGTTTAAAGGCATTAATCATGGTTTCTTCCTCACTTAAGGCGGCTATGATTCGTAGCTCAATTTGACTGTAATCGGCAGCCAGTAAGGTATAATTTTCATTACGCGGAATAAAAGCTTTACGCACTTGTCGTCCGCGTTCGGTACGAATCGGGATATTTTGTAAGTTCGGGTTGTTACTGCTTAAACGACCAGTTGCTGCAACAGTTTGCATATAATCGGTGTGTACGCGATGGGTAACGTCATCGACCTGAAGCGGTAACGCATCAACATAAGTACTTTTTAGTTTCGATAATCCTCTGAAATCTAAAATGTACTGAATGATGTCGTGGTCTTTAGCTAAGTAGCTTAGTATGTCTTCGGAAGTTGCGTATTGTCCTGTTTTGGTCTTTTTAGGTTTATCTACCAGTTTTAGTTTTTCAAATAAAATATCACCTAATTGTTTGGGAGAGGCGATATTGAATTCTTCTCCGGCAATCTCGT includes the following:
- a CDS encoding YgiQ family radical SAM protein codes for the protein MQELQLSDWLPTTNKEVKIRGWEELDVILFSGDAYVDHPTFGPAVIGRTLESYGLKVAIVPQPNVNDNLQDFVKLGRPKMFFGVTGGCMDPMISNYNANKKRRDKDAYTPNGEIGFRPDYATTVYSNILKEKWPDVPVLIGGIEASLRRVTHYDYWSDKLMPTILESSKADMLVYGMGEQPLREIVRLLQKGVPFKSLNTISQTAVMVSADESIPKNSNWEDVEIASHETCLKDKKAYASNFKVIEQESNKLAARRIFQKVGDKTLMINPPYPTMTEEEIDASFDLPYTRLPHPKYNKRGPIPAFEMIKFSINIHRGCFGGCSFCTISAHQGKFIASRSQESILKEVDKVANMPDFKGYLSDIGGPSANMYKMKGKIQSICDKCVAPSCISPVICSNLDTSHKPLTELYKAVDSHPKVKKSFIGSGIRHDMLVPEFNKNADPKELDDYTEEVMTKHVSGRLKVAPEHTSDPVLKLMRKPSFTYFHKFKERFDKINVKHKLKLQLIPYFISNHPACEAEDMANLAAETKDMGFQLEQVQGFTPTPMTVATVIYYSGYHPYTLKKVKTPKTRKEKDEQHRFFFWYKDENKAWIRNTLSKLGRQDLLKVLLPENDSWRKNKPGKPKHTFNDAVPFNQRKDKAKFRSKNKKR
- a CDS encoding alpha/beta hydrolase family protein, translating into MKLSFTYLFFLVSFVSIAQKKTLEFSDIQQWNSIKNEAIAPNGHFVVYDLEQDNSDSHLHLTSNKEKTLLEYFRATKGQFTYDSKFLAFTIKPLKDSVDDMLRHKVKKDKLPKDSLAIYNLDTKELDKIGNVKSYLLPEKWSGYVAYLLEEIKAPKKEAKTDSTDTKENKKEAKPKKVSKSNGFHLVIRNLNTKVQDTFKFVTNYTFAKTGKTLAFSTTGEKDNEGEGVYIYDFNTSKLTKIYSAKKAKYNKLSFSETGKRFAFVVDTDTTKVQIRPNELYVWETGQETASKLYDNTTTPKGYLVSKDGTVQFSKDESKLYFGLRKPPVIKDTTLLKDEIVNVEVWTYNEPRLYTVQELQVKNDTIKAYETVYNFNTKKTVQIETEAFPYSSTTDKGNSNITLANTPTPYALESQWTGRSLKNYAIVDTKTGTQTIILKKTPSASLSPKGAFVFGYHSIDSTWFTYNVKTNKYVELTKGKVFYDELNDSPDFPHAYGTAGWMENDKYILLYDRYDIWKYNPNSGEATNLTNGRANKIVYRYIKLDKEEESVSSKNKWLLSTFNETTKAGGFAEFNPKNSALKELETGNFSYSKPVKAELSDALLFTRESFKEFPDLRLTDLNFKTQNVLSDANPQQKDYNWGTIELVKWTSLDGEELEGLLAKPENFDPNKKYPMIVNFYERSSDDIHKHRSPSFGRSTISYSYYTSRGYVIFNPDVKYREGYPGESALSCVVSGTNDIIKKGFIDKDNIGLQGHSWGGYQIAQLVTKTNIFKAAESGAPVVNMISAYGGIRWWTGLSRQFQYEHTQSRIGGTPWEYPMRYIENSPIFNLDKINTPLLILHNDADGHVPWYQGIEFFVSLRRLGKPAWFLNYNDEPHWPLKYQNRKDFTLRMSQFFDYYLKGAAKPLWMERGVPATEKGINQGYELIEE